From the genome of Campylobacter magnus, one region includes:
- a CDS encoding THUMP domain-containing protein, with amino-acid sequence MTSLTLSANSAFLEQILEFAKKLAKEQNQKFKFSTDQSQTLKVINEARNNKNLSKAYSDVDELMSDLLK; translated from the coding sequence ATGACAAGCCTAACACTAAGCGCAAATAGCGCATTTTTAGAACAAATTCTAGAATTTGCCAAAAAACTAGCAAAAGAACAAAATCAAAAGTTTAAGTTTAGCACCGACCAAAGCCAAACGCTAAAAGTAATAAACGAAGCTAGAAATAACAAAAATCTCTCAAAAGCTTATAGCGATGTAGATGAGCTTATGAGCGACTTGCTAAAATGA
- the guaB gene encoding IMP dehydrogenase, with the protein MNILKKALTFEDVLLVPQYSEVLPKEVDITTKFTKNINLNIPLVSAAMDTVTETRAAIAMARLGGIGVIHKNMDIESQVKQIKRVKKSESGIIFDPVFVHPDDSVSQALDIMGEYHISGVPVVDENKTLLGILTNRDLRFEKAFDRKVGEVMTKMPLITAPKGCTLDDAAKIFAGNKVEKLPIVDDNNKLVGLITIKDLKKKKEYPNANKDELGRLRVAAAIGVGGFERAKALVEAGVDALVMDSAHGHTKGIIDTLKAIKKELNIDVVVGNIANPAAVKDLIDAGADAIKVGIGPGSICTTRIVSGVGVPQITAISDCADVARSYGVPIIADGGIKYSGDIAKALAVGASSVMIGSLFAGCDESPGDIVTFEGRQYKSYRGMGSLGAMSKGSSDRYFQEGTAAEKLVPEGIEGRVPYAGTMASVAHQLLGGVRSSMGYCGSASISEFWAKAAFVEITSAGLRESHAHDVIITREAPNYKLKGGN; encoded by the coding sequence ATGAATATACTTAAAAAAGCTCTTACTTTTGAAGATGTGCTTTTAGTACCACAATACTCAGAAGTACTGCCAAAAGAAGTAGACATAACTACAAAATTCACAAAAAACATTAACCTAAATATCCCACTAGTATCAGCTGCTATGGATACAGTTACTGAGACTCGTGCGGCTATTGCTATGGCTCGCCTTGGTGGTATAGGTGTAATTCACAAAAATATGGATATAGAAAGCCAAGTAAAACAGATAAAAAGAGTGAAAAAAAGCGAGAGCGGTATCATCTTTGATCCAGTTTTTGTTCACCCTGATGATAGTGTAAGCCAGGCGCTAGACATTATGGGTGAGTATCACATTTCTGGTGTGCCTGTGGTGGATGAAAATAAAACCTTGCTAGGAATTCTTACAAACCGTGATTTGCGCTTTGAGAAAGCCTTTGATAGAAAAGTAGGCGAGGTGATGACAAAAATGCCACTAATCACCGCACCAAAAGGCTGCACGCTTGATGATGCTGCTAAAATCTTTGCTGGAAATAAAGTAGAAAAACTACCTATAGTAGATGATAATAACAAGCTTGTAGGCTTGATTACTATAAAAGATCTAAAAAAGAAAAAAGAATATCCAAACGCAAATAAAGATGAGCTTGGCAGACTAAGAGTGGCTGCTGCTATCGGTGTAGGTGGGTTTGAGAGAGCAAAGGCTTTAGTAGAAGCTGGGGTTGATGCGCTTGTCATGGACTCAGCCCACGGACATACAAAAGGCATAATTGATACGCTAAAAGCTATCAAAAAAGAGCTAAATATAGATGTAGTTGTGGGAAATATCGCAAATCCAGCCGCTGTAAAAGACCTAATAGATGCAGGCGCTGATGCGATAAAAGTGGGAATTGGACCAGGCTCAATCTGTACTACTCGCATAGTCTCAGGCGTGGGTGTGCCACAAATCACAGCTATAAGCGACTGCGCAGATGTAGCTAGAAGCTATGGTGTGCCTATCATCGCAGATGGTGGTATCAAGTACTCAGGCGACATCGCAAAAGCTCTAGCTGTTGGGGCAAGCTCAGTTATGATAGGCTCGTTATTTGCAGGCTGTGATGAGAGCCCTGGAGATATAGTAACTTTTGAGGGTCGTCAGTATAAGAGCTACCGTGGTATGGGTAGCCTTGGGGCTATGAGCAAAGGCAGCTCAGATCGCTATTTTCAAGAAGGCACCGCTGCTGAAAAACTAGTGCCAGAGGGCATAGAAGGACGCGTGCCGTATGCTGGGACAATGGCTAGCGTAGCTCATCAGCTATTAGGCGGCGTGAGAAGCTCTATGGGGTATTGTGGCTCTGCTAGCATAAGCGAGTTTTGGGCTAAGGCTGCTTTTGTGGAGATTACTAGCGCAGGTCTTAGAGAGAGCCACGCTCACGATGTAATCATCACAAGAGAAGCGCCAAACTATAAACTAAAAGGTGGTAATTAA
- the nikR gene encoding nickel-responsive transcriptional regulator NikR, with the protein MKMNEKILRYSISLPAPLLKELDALVKAQNYASRSEFTRDIIREYLGRKSWSDSSSEATAVLVISYDHHEGELLMRKMRLEHDSKVEIICTNHIHIDHHNCLETLILRGVVRDIEEFSANIKGLKGVKFSQLVRASVPKF; encoded by the coding sequence ATGAAAATGAATGAGAAGATTTTAAGGTATAGCATTTCGCTACCTGCGCCACTGCTAAAAGAGCTTGACGCTCTTGTAAAAGCCCAAAACTACGCTAGTAGAAGTGAGTTTACGCGCGATATCATCCGTGAGTATCTAGGGCGCAAGAGTTGGAGTGATAGTAGTAGCGAAGCCACTGCCGTGCTAGTAATCAGCTATGACCACCACGAAGGCGAGCTACTAATGCGCAAAATGCGCTTAGAACACGACAGCAAGGTAGAAATCATCTGCACAAATCACATTCACATAGACCATCACAACTGCTTGGAGACGCTGATACTACGTGGTGTGGTGCGTGATATAGAGGAGTTTAGCGCAAATATCAAGGGACTAAAAGGCGTGAAGTTTAGTCAGCTTGTGCGTGCTAGCGTACCGAAGTTTTAG
- the metX gene encoding homoserine O-acetyltransferase MetX codes for MNIQTKKEYFNEVLRLESGRILSEFELVYETYGERASDDSNIIVICHALTGSHHAAGKYDESEPKPGWWDTLIGDGKCIDTSKYFVICVDILGSPFGSTSPLSIEPNKNAQYRLRFPVLAISDVVNAQMRLFKRLGIKKVRAIIGGSLGGMQALCFAIEHPDFARNVVSMASTYATQPWAIAFNKIAMHAIKNDPEFKGGYYDEKQVAKNGLLGLEVGRIAGHISFLAPASMERKFARRYVGTDGLYELFGRYEVDRYMEYNGANFAKRFDPLCYLYTIKMMNNFDTTRHYGSLTAALSKVRSQLTLLSFSGDMLFFPSEMKAIADELKALGKEHYYEEIKSDYGHDAFLVEVPKIENHIRKAIQ; via the coding sequence ATGAATATACAAACAAAAAAAGAGTATTTTAACGAAGTTTTGCGCTTAGAGAGCGGTCGTATTTTAAGTGAGTTTGAGCTAGTTTATGAGACTTACGGCGAGCGTGCTAGCGATGATAGCAATATCATAGTGATATGCCACGCACTAACTGGCAGCCACCACGCAGCAGGCAAATACGATGAGAGCGAGCCAAAGCCTGGTTGGTGGGACACTCTAATCGGCGATGGTAAGTGCATAGATACTAGCAAATATTTTGTGATTTGTGTTGATATTTTAGGCTCGCCTTTTGGCTCTACTAGCCCACTTAGTATAGAGCCAAATAAAAATGCGCAGTATCGCTTGCGCTTTCCAGTGCTTGCTATTAGCGATGTGGTAAATGCGCAAATGAGGCTTTTTAAGAGGCTTGGTATAAAAAAGGTGCGAGCCATCATCGGTGGCAGTCTAGGTGGTATGCAAGCATTATGCTTTGCTATAGAGCATCCTGATTTTGCTAGAAATGTAGTGAGTATGGCTAGCACTTACGCCACGCAGCCTTGGGCGATAGCGTTTAACAAAATCGCTATGCACGCTATCAAAAATGACCCTGAGTTTAAAGGCGGTTATTATGATGAAAAGCAAGTGGCAAAAAATGGACTTTTAGGTCTTGAAGTAGGGCGAATAGCTGGGCATATAAGCTTTTTAGCCCCAGCTAGCATGGAGCGGAAATTTGCTCGTCGCTATGTAGGCACGGACGGACTTTATGAGCTTTTTGGTAGGTATGAGGTGGATCGCTACATGGAGTATAACGGCGCAAACTTTGCTAAGCGCTTTGATCCGCTATGCTATCTTTATACTATAAAAATGATGAATAACTTTGATACCACTCGTCACTACGGCTCACTAACAGCTGCGCTTAGCAAGGTTCGCTCGCAGCTTACTTTGCTAAGCTTTAGTGGGGATATGCTCTTTTTCCCAAGCGAGATGAAGGCTATAGCCGATGAGCTAAAAGCACTTGGCAAGGAGCATTATTACGAAGAGATTAAGAGTGATTATGGGCATGATGCTTTTTTGGTAGAAGTCCCAAAGATAGAAAATCACATTAGAAAGGCTATACAATGA
- a CDS encoding HyaD/HybD family hydrogenase maturation endopeptidase, producing MKILALGIGNVMFGDEGVGVHFMKMMSENYEFSSPEHTLTFLDGGTMANHLAPIIADYEYLIVCDCIDANGGLVGDVYFFDFEDAPNAIKWSGSAHEVEMLQTLQMMDLLGDRPKTKIIGVIPKRIEPMSFELSSELQNAVPVMSKVFLKELSKLGFTCDKKADYSIADIAKKWQEKQF from the coding sequence TTGAAAATACTAGCTCTTGGTATAGGCAATGTGATGTTTGGCGATGAGGGCGTAGGCGTTCATTTTATGAAAATGATGAGCGAAAACTACGAATTCTCATCGCCAGAGCATACTTTGACTTTCCTTGATGGTGGGACAATGGCAAATCACCTTGCCCCTATCATCGCTGACTATGAGTATCTCATAGTTTGCGACTGCATTGACGCAAATGGTGGCTTGGTGGGCGATGTGTATTTTTTTGACTTTGAGGATGCCCCAAATGCTATAAAATGGAGTGGCTCAGCGCATGAAGTAGAAATGCTCCAAACCCTACAAATGATGGACTTGCTAGGCGACCGCCCAAAGACTAAGATAATAGGCGTTATCCCAAAACGCATAGAGCCTATGAGCTTTGAGCTAAGCTCTGAGCTACAAAACGCCGTGCCTGTAATGAGCAAGGTGTTTTTAAAAGAACTGAGTAAGCTTGGCTTTACTTGTGATAAAAAGGCTGATTACAGCATAGCTGACATTGCCAAAAAATGGCAAGAAAAACAATTTTAA
- a CDS encoding carbon-nitrogen hydrolase family protein — translation MSELKLCALQIGTLALSNSRLDYYLQTAAKSGAKVVLLGEYVINSFFSELELMPKSMIKEQSESKKKALAELAIKYDLHIIAPIVLVKPKEYVKAIAHFSQAGVKYRVANALMPYSHWNEAAFFSANESLEIGAFSVDGFKFATIFGFEAHFDEFFALARAKKIDCLLMPTACALESGPRWDSLLSMRAFTNNIYILRANRLGKATFGSGKNEYETQFYGRSMLCSPHGEITHILGEKEEMLLATISKSELNDAKKTWKFGTISNSFVR, via the coding sequence ATGAGCGAACTAAAACTTTGCGCCTTGCAAATTGGCACCTTGGCACTTAGTAATTCTAGACTAGATTATTACCTCCAAACAGCAGCCAAAAGTGGCGCAAAAGTCGTGCTACTGGGCGAATATGTGATAAATTCGTTTTTTAGTGAGCTAGAACTGATGCCAAAAAGCATGATAAAAGAACAAAGCGAGAGCAAGAAAAAAGCCCTAGCCGAACTTGCTATAAAGTATGATCTACACATCATCGCCCCTATCGTGCTTGTAAAGCCAAAAGAGTATGTAAAGGCAATTGCGCATTTTTCTCAAGCTGGTGTGAAATACCGAGTGGCTAATGCTCTTATGCCATATTCTCACTGGAATGAGGCGGCGTTTTTTAGCGCAAATGAGAGCCTTGAGATTGGTGCTTTTAGCGTGGATGGATTTAAGTTTGCTACGATTTTTGGCTTTGAAGCGCATTTTGATGAGTTTTTTGCGCTTGCTCGTGCCAAAAAAATAGACTGCTTACTTATGCCAACAGCTTGTGCTTTGGAGTCAGGACCTCGCTGGGATAGTTTGCTTAGTATGAGAGCATTTACTAATAATATATATATTTTAAGAGCAAACCGCCTTGGCAAAGCTACTTTTGGAAGCGGCAAAAACGAGTATGAAACGCAGTTTTATGGGCGTTCTATGCTATGTTCGCCACACGGAGAAATCACTCATATACTAGGTGAAAAAGAAGAAATGCTACTTGCTACAATCTCAAAAAGCGAGCTAAATGATGCTAAAAAAACTTGGAAATTTGGCACAATCTCAAATAGCTTTGTTAGATAA
- a CDS encoding type II toxin-antitoxin system YafQ family toxin: protein MKFSIKYHKVFKKDLKPFKNDSALIAELRAVIEKLANDEILEPKYKDHALKGDFIGTRECHIKGNALLVYEKKRK, encoded by the coding sequence ATGAAATTTAGCATTAAATACCACAAGGTTTTTAAAAAAGATTTAAAGCCTTTTAAAAACGACTCTGCGCTTATAGCCGAGCTTCGTGCTGTCATAGAAAAGCTAGCAAATGATGAGATTTTAGAGCCAAAATACAAAGACCACGCACTAAAAGGCGATTTTATCGGCACGAGAGAATGCCACATAAAAGGCAATGCACTTTTGGTATATGAAAAAAAACGAAAATGA
- the cybH gene encoding Ni/Fe-hydrogenase, b-type cytochrome subunit — MKEVYKHGSGENNREAVYEFSIGLRFTHWVRAISIIVLTVSGLYIAYVFAAPVVTGEPINFMNAKWRAVHEVAGFILLGCLIFKSYLFFFDRKSHGERVSIKDSFNIKTWVAQIKYYLFVGEHPHLKGVYNPLQFISYVVFYLLMIGLCLTGFILYANSYHEGFGGLIYECMRSFEAMFGGLANVRQIHHILTWAVVIFVCVHIYMAVFNAIKGRDGGMDAIFSGYKFIKDGKRT, encoded by the coding sequence ATGAAAGAAGTATATAAACACGGAAGCGGCGAGAACAATAGAGAAGCTGTTTATGAATTTTCTATTGGCTTGCGCTTTACTCACTGGGTGCGTGCTATAAGCATAATCGTGCTTACTGTAAGCGGTCTATATATCGCTTATGTATTTGCTGCACCTGTGGTAACTGGCGAGCCGATAAACTTCATGAACGCTAAATGGCGTGCTGTACATGAAGTGGCTGGATTTATCTTGCTTGGCTGCTTGATTTTTAAAAGCTATTTGTTTTTCTTTGATAGAAAAAGTCATGGAGAAAGAGTAAGTATAAAAGATAGCTTTAATATCAAAACTTGGGTAGCGCAAATAAAATATTATTTATTTGTAGGCGAGCACCCACACCTAAAAGGCGTGTATAATCCACTACAATTTATATCTTATGTGGTATTTTATTTGCTTATGATAGGACTTTGCTTAACTGGGTTTATTTTATACGCAAATAGCTATCACGAGGGCTTTGGTGGGCTTATTTATGAGTGTATGAGGAGCTTTGAGGCGATGTTTGGTGGTCTAGCAAATGTACGCCAAATTCATCATATTCTTACTTGGGCTGTTGTGATTTTTGTCTGTGTTCATATCTATATGGCTGTCTTTAACGCTATAAAAGGTAGAGACGGCGGCATGGATGCGATTTTTAGCGGCTATAAGTTTATAAAAGACGGAAAACGCACTTGA
- a CDS encoding nickel-dependent hydrogenase large subunit, with the protein MAQRIVVDPITRIEGHLRIEVMVDENNVVQEAYSGSTLWRGIEQIVKGRDPRDAGFMTQRICGVCTFSHYRAGIEAVENALGIQIPLNAELTRTLMNAALFLHDHPVHFYQLHALDFVDIVSALSADPKKASDEAFKYCSTPYACGADQLKAVQDKVAAFVKKGALGPFANAYWGHSTYHFTPEQNLIALSHYLECLRVQRTAAQMMAVFGGKQPHPQSLTVGGVTCVMDLKSPARLGEYMVKFQEVADFINRAYYPDLVMAGKAYANEASVLNDVGVPNLFTSRTFMVGKNDYLFDSGIIMNGDIKNVLEVDESKITEEATHSWYKNDKALHPYDGETEPNFTGLKDEKTLNAKGQMADSKVFDHAGKYSWIKAPRYDSEPMQVGPLANIVVNYAKGNQYVAPVVEKFLSDTGLPLGAVLSTLGRTATRMIEAKVIADNCLKAFNNLVENLKVDDSTCAPYVIDKNKEYKGRYIGHVPRGTLSHWCRIKNGVIENWQAVVPSTWNASPKDAAGKMGSYEACLVGLKIADLKQPLEIIRKIHSYDPCIACAVHVMDMKGNEISHYKVNPNLI; encoded by the coding sequence ATGGCACAAAGAATAGTAGTAGATCCTATCACACGCATTGAAGGACACTTGCGCATAGAAGTAATGGTAGATGAAAATAATGTAGTCCAAGAAGCTTATAGCGGCTCAACTCTATGGCGTGGAATCGAGCAAATCGTAAAAGGCCGTGACCCACGCGATGCTGGCTTTATGACTCAGCGCATTTGTGGAGTTTGTACCTTTTCTCACTACCGAGCCGGCATAGAAGCAGTAGAAAACGCTCTTGGAATTCAAATCCCACTAAATGCTGAGCTAACTAGAACGCTGATGAATGCAGCACTATTTTTACACGACCATCCGGTGCATTTTTATCAACTCCACGCACTTGATTTTGTTGATATCGTTAGCGCTCTCTCAGCCGATCCTAAAAAAGCAAGCGATGAAGCCTTTAAATACTGCTCTACTCCATACGCTTGTGGTGCAGACCAGCTAAAAGCAGTCCAAGACAAAGTAGCAGCCTTTGTGAAAAAGGGCGCACTAGGACCTTTTGCTAACGCATACTGGGGACACAGCACTTATCATTTCACACCAGAGCAAAACCTTATTGCTCTAAGCCACTATTTAGAGTGCCTAAGAGTACAAAGAACAGCAGCGCAGATGATGGCTGTCTTTGGCGGCAAGCAACCTCACCCACAAAGCCTAACTGTTGGCGGCGTAACTTGCGTAATGGATCTAAAAAGCCCAGCAAGACTAGGCGAGTATATGGTTAAATTCCAGGAAGTTGCTGATTTTATCAACCGTGCTTACTACCCAGATCTAGTAATGGCAGGTAAAGCCTACGCAAACGAAGCAAGCGTGCTAAATGATGTGGGCGTACCAAATCTGTTTACAAGCAGGACCTTTATGGTAGGCAAAAATGACTATCTATTTGATAGCGGTATTATTATGAACGGCGATATAAAAAATGTGCTTGAAGTAGATGAGAGCAAAATCACAGAAGAAGCCACTCACTCATGGTATAAAAATGACAAAGCATTACATCCATACGACGGCGAGACTGAGCCAAACTTCACAGGGCTTAAAGATGAAAAAACGCTAAACGCAAAAGGGCAAATGGCTGATAGCAAGGTATTTGATCATGCTGGCAAGTATAGTTGGATAAAAGCACCACGCTATGACAGCGAGCCTATGCAAGTAGGACCACTTGCAAATATCGTAGTAAACTACGCAAAAGGTAATCAATATGTAGCGCCTGTTGTAGAGAAATTCCTAAGCGATACTGGCTTGCCACTAGGCGCAGTTCTTAGCACACTAGGTAGAACCGCAACTCGCATGATAGAAGCAAAAGTAATAGCTGATAACTGCCTAAAAGCCTTTAACAACCTAGTAGAAAATCTAAAAGTAGATGATAGCACCTGCGCACCATATGTAATAGATAAAAACAAAGAATACAAAGGTCGCTACATAGGACATGTGCCAAGAGGAACTCTAAGCCACTGGTGTCGTATAAAAAACGGAGTGATAGAAAACTGGCAAGCAGTAGTGCCAAGCACATGGAACGCATCTCCAAAAGATGCTGCTGGCAAAATGGGTAGCTATGAGGCTTGCCTAGTAGGACTAAAAATCGCTGATCTAAAACAGCCACTAGAAATCATCCGCAAAATCCACAGCTACGATCCTTGTATCGCTTGTGCTGTACATGTAATGGATATGAAAGGCAATGAAATCAGCCACTACAAAGTAAATCCAAACCTGATCTAA
- the xseB gene encoding exodeoxyribonuclease VII small subunit codes for MSEEMSELSFEAALARLEEITTQIQKSDIGLEKSLELFKEGDKLAKKASALLENAKLSLEEYQKGEQ; via the coding sequence ATGAGTGAAGAAATGAGTGAACTAAGCTTTGAAGCAGCACTAGCAAGGCTTGAAGAAATCACAACGCAAATACAAAAAAGCGATATTGGCTTGGAGAAAAGCTTGGAGCTTTTCAAAGAAGGCGATAAGCTAGCAAAAAAAGCTAGTGCGCTACTAGAAAACGCAAAACTAAGCCTAGAAGAATACCAAAAAGGCGAGCAATGA
- the hypF gene encoding carbamoyltransferase HypF has protein sequence MRFIHLNCLKITLKGLVQGVGMRPFIYNLALSLGLKGQVYNDGIGVQISLCGSAADCESFLSRLKKNPPPLARIDEIICESSNEIFDDFRILSSQQAQKIAPILSDFAICADCEAEFRDPKNRRYHHAFINCTHCGPRFSIISSLPYDRKNTSMAEFKMCASCEREYNDPLNRRFHAQPTCCPNCGPKAFLKDLKGQIFAEGESAFNTCAELLEQGKIIAIKGLGGFHLCCDGSNAKAINELRKRKNRPAKPLAIMCENEQMASALADFTKGEKKLLNSQLRPIVLAKKSQFLRAKLSQAIAPNIDKIGVFLAPTSFNLLLFHYFKKPIIATSANLSGEPIITSSHELCAKLNSVADFVLDHNRQILNPSDDSVVFYSENLELAQYIRTSRGLRPSIVPFEIPNNISPNSRIPSDNLLNSRIPSENSRIPKYTPRTPHKTILALGSELKNTFGIYHEGNIFLSPYIGDLKNIATKERFDALLATFKRTYELEFTEIIADLHPHFSHTKDFEKSGQNIKKLAHHKAHIYSVMCENNLLLNADILGFAFDGTGYGEDAKIWGGEVFGVCDSKGLKRLYHFDYFAMIGSQNAIKNIYFLAFALLRKYELSAPSFFGRFDENQLKRLEIGLKAASVQTSSLGRIFDAVASIVLGLDSVSYDAQAAMELEALYDSSLDVCYEFSLSGEIISLEAVLKSILAQSLPSVAATGFINGIAALIAKIAKKHEKSVVLGGGCFANKALLERTITLLKAQNTPYYLPKNLPAGDESIALGQLYYALKDENE, from the coding sequence GTGAGATTTATCCACTTGAACTGCCTTAAAATCACGCTAAAAGGGCTAGTCCAAGGCGTGGGCATGCGCCCTTTTATCTATAATCTCGCACTCTCTCTTGGCTTAAAAGGACAGGTCTATAATGATGGTATTGGCGTCCAAATCAGCCTTTGTGGCAGTGCAGCAGACTGCGAGAGCTTTTTATCTAGGCTTAAAAAAAATCCACCCCCACTTGCTCGCATTGATGAGATTATTTGTGAGAGCTCAAACGAGATTTTTGATGATTTTAGAATTCTTAGCTCGCAGCAGGCGCAAAAAATCGCGCCGATTTTAAGTGATTTTGCTATTTGCGCTGATTGTGAGGCTGAGTTTAGAGACCCTAAAAACCGCCGTTACCATCACGCTTTTATAAACTGCACGCATTGTGGACCACGCTTTTCTATCATCTCATCTTTGCCCTACGACCGCAAAAACACTAGCATGGCAGAGTTTAAAATGTGTGCTAGCTGTGAGCGTGAGTATAACGACCCTTTAAATCGTCGTTTTCACGCTCAGCCTACTTGCTGTCCTAACTGCGGTCCAAAAGCGTTTTTAAAAGATTTAAAAGGACAGATTTTCGCGGAGGGCGAGAGTGCTTTTAACACCTGCGCAGAGCTTTTAGAACAAGGTAAAATCATCGCAATCAAAGGGCTTGGCGGCTTTCATCTATGCTGTGATGGCTCAAATGCTAAGGCAATAAATGAGCTAAGAAAGCGCAAAAATCGCCCAGCAAAGCCGCTTGCTATAATGTGCGAAAACGAGCAAATGGCAAGTGCTTTGGCTGATTTTACTAAGGGCGAAAAAAAGCTTCTAAACTCACAGCTTCGCCCTATCGTGCTAGCAAAAAAATCACAATTTTTAAGAGCTAAACTTAGTCAGGCAATCGCTCCAAACATTGATAAAATCGGTGTTTTTCTGGCTCCAACTTCTTTTAATCTCTTGCTTTTTCATTACTTTAAAAAGCCCATCATCGCAACTAGCGCAAATCTAAGTGGTGAGCCGATTATTACAAGCTCCCACGAGCTTTGTGCTAAACTTAACTCGGTGGCTGATTTTGTGCTTGATCACAATAGGCAGATTTTAAATCCTAGCGATGATAGCGTGGTGTTTTACTCTGAGAATCTGGAGCTGGCGCAGTATATACGCACTTCAAGGGGGCTAAGACCTAGCATTGTACCTTTTGAAATTCCAAATAATATTTCGCCAAATTCTAGAATTCCTAGCGATAATTTATTAAATTCTAGAATTCCTAGCGAAAATTCTAGAATTCCAAAATACACCCCCCGCACCCCCCACAAAACCATACTCGCCCTTGGCAGCGAGCTTAAAAACACCTTTGGCATTTACCACGAGGGAAATATTTTTCTAAGTCCTTATATCGGCGATCTAAAAAATATAGCTACAAAAGAGAGATTTGATGCCCTACTAGCTACTTTTAAGCGTACTTATGAGCTGGAATTCACTGAGATTATCGCTGATTTGCATCCGCATTTTAGCCATACAAAGGACTTTGAAAAAAGTGGGCAAAACATAAAAAAACTAGCCCACCACAAGGCGCACATTTATAGCGTAATGTGCGAGAATAACCTGCTCTTAAATGCTGATATACTCGGCTTTGCCTTTGATGGCACAGGTTATGGAGAGGACGCTAAAATCTGGGGCGGAGAGGTTTTTGGAGTTTGCGATAGCAAGGGGCTTAAAAGGCTTTATCATTTTGATTATTTTGCGATGATAGGTAGCCAAAATGCTATAAAAAACATTTATTTTTTAGCCTTTGCGCTGCTTAGAAAATACGAGCTAAGCGCGCCTAGCTTTTTTGGGCGTTTTGATGAAAATCAGCTTAAAAGGCTTGAAATCGGCTTAAAAGCCGCTAGTGTTCAAACTAGCTCGCTGGGGCGGATATTTGACGCAGTTGCTAGCATTGTACTTGGGCTTGATAGCGTTAGCTACGATGCGCAAGCAGCTATGGAGCTAGAAGCTCTTTATGATTCTAGCCTTGATGTTTGCTATGAGTTTAGCCTAAGTGGCGAGATAATCAGCCTAGAAGCTGTTTTAAAGAGCATTTTGGCCCAGAGTTTGCCAAGCGTGGCAGCAACTGGCTTTATAAACGGCATCGCAGCACTTATTGCAAAAATTGCCAAAAAGCACGAAAAAAGCGTGGTTTTAGGCGGCGGCTGTTTTGCCAATAAGGCTCTTTTAGAGCGAACTATAACCCTACTAAAAGCGCAAAATACGCCCTATTACCTGCCAAAAAATCTGCCTGCTGGCGATGAGAGCATAGCCTTAGGTCAGCTTTACTACGCATTAAAGGATGAAAATGAATGA